In a genomic window of Limisphaera ngatamarikiensis:
- a CDS encoding flavin reductase family protein: MKKSLGAQTLLHPTPVIVVGTYDTAGRPNAMTAAWAGICCSQPPCIGVALRRATYTHENILHRRAFTVSVPSRDQVRLVDYLGMVSGRAVDKFRVTGLTPTRSLLVDAPYVEEFPLVLECRLYRNVELGLHTLFVGEIVDVKADPRILDDQGHTDPERFRPLSYAPDTQSYYELGGFVARAFAVGQELTLQPPDPHVA; this comes from the coding sequence ATGAAAAAGTCGTTGGGTGCCCAGACCCTCCTGCATCCCACCCCGGTGATCGTGGTGGGGACCTACGACACCGCCGGCCGTCCCAATGCCATGACCGCAGCCTGGGCCGGCATCTGTTGTTCCCAGCCGCCCTGCATCGGGGTGGCCCTGCGCCGGGCCACTTACACCCACGAAAACATCCTGCATCGGCGCGCCTTCACCGTCAGCGTGCCGTCTCGGGATCAGGTCCGGTTGGTGGACTACCTGGGCATGGTCTCGGGACGCGCAGTGGACAAGTTCCGTGTCACCGGTCTGACGCCCACCCGCAGCCTGCTCGTGGACGCGCCCTACGTCGAAGAGTTCCCACTGGTCCTGGAATGCCGGCTGTACCGAAACGTCGAACTGGGGCTGCACACACTCTTCGTGGGTGAGATTGTGGACGTCAAGGCCGACCCCCGGATTCTGGATGACCAGGGGCACACCGACCCGGAGCGGTTCCGGCCCCTGTCGTACGCGCCGGATACCCAGAGCTATTACGAGCTCGGCGGATTCGTCGCACGGGCCTTCGCCGTGGGCCAGGAACTCACACTGCAGCCACCCGATCCCCACGTTGCCTAG
- a CDS encoding BMC domain-containing protein → MAQQALGMIECKGLCALLEATDAALKAANVTLTGWEKIGSGYVTAFFRGDVAAVKAATDAGAAAAAQVGQVISVQVIPRPHEGLAGLGKWLQ, encoded by the coding sequence ATGGCACAGCAAGCGTTGGGCATGATTGAGTGCAAGGGGCTTTGTGCGCTGCTGGAGGCGACGGATGCGGCGCTCAAGGCGGCCAATGTGACGCTGACCGGTTGGGAAAAGATCGGCAGCGGGTATGTGACCGCATTTTTCCGGGGTGACGTGGCGGCGGTGAAGGCTGCGACGGACGCCGGTGCAGCGGCCGCGGCGCAGGTGGGTCAGGTGATCAGTGTGCAGGTGATCCCGAGGCCGCATGAGGGGTTGGCCGGTTTGGGTAAGTGGCTGCAGTGA
- a CDS encoding spermidine synthase, with protein sequence MNRPSRFDIGWLALALAATTLHAEVLFQATSPYHSIRVEDRAGFRWLTFDGTLQTRMSLQDPLTGHFEYIEYFHLPWLWNTQINRTLMIGLGGASAQRQWAAWYPQVEFETVEIDPVVVRVAREFFHLQTGPTQRVVVEDGRLYLRRSRQQWDVILVDAYTENRYGAFIPYHLATREFFEIVRDRLTTNGVLAYNAIGTLNAWHSDVIGSLHQTMAAVFPQVYLFPASSSQNIVLVATRDARRRSRTELEQTARELLKTGRIRLPNFLQCVRNLRELPPAHFAQCGILTDDYAPVDGLLTRGRKARP encoded by the coding sequence ATGAACAGGCCCTCACGTTTCGACATAGGCTGGCTGGCCCTGGCCCTGGCCGCCACGACACTCCACGCCGAGGTGTTGTTCCAAGCCACCTCGCCCTACCACAGCATAAGAGTCGAGGACCGCGCCGGATTTCGCTGGTTGACCTTCGACGGCACTCTGCAGACCCGCATGTCGTTGCAGGACCCGCTGACCGGACACTTCGAGTACATCGAATACTTCCACCTGCCCTGGCTCTGGAACACCCAGATCAACCGCACCCTGATGATCGGCCTGGGTGGAGCCAGCGCCCAGCGCCAATGGGCCGCCTGGTACCCGCAGGTGGAGTTCGAAACCGTGGAGATCGACCCCGTGGTCGTCCGCGTCGCCCGTGAATTCTTCCATTTGCAAACCGGGCCAACGCAGCGCGTCGTAGTGGAGGATGGACGGCTTTACCTCCGTCGATCCCGCCAGCAATGGGACGTCATCCTCGTGGACGCCTACACCGAAAACCGCTACGGCGCCTTCATCCCCTACCACCTGGCCACGCGCGAGTTCTTCGAAATCGTCCGCGACCGGCTCACCACCAACGGCGTCCTCGCCTACAACGCCATTGGAACCCTCAATGCATGGCACTCGGACGTCATTGGATCGCTGCACCAAACCATGGCTGCCGTGTTCCCGCAGGTCTACCTGTTCCCCGCCTCCAGCAGCCAGAACATCGTACTGGTGGCGACCCGCGACGCCCGGCGCCGCTCCCGAACGGAATTGGAACAAACCGCGCGCGAACTCCTCAAGACCGGCCGAATCCGACTCCCCAATTTCCTGCAGTGCGTTCGCAACCTGCGCGAACTACCTCCTGCACACTTTGCCCAATGCGGCATCCTCACCGATGATTACGCGCCCGTAGACGGCCTGCTCACCCGCGGCCGAAAGGCCAGGCCCTGA
- a CDS encoding BMC domain-containing protein codes for MSEALGMIETKGYVGSVEASDAMVKAANVSLVKTIPIGGGLITVLCRGDVGSVKAAVDAGAKAAGRVGELVSAHIIARPHEDLLAVFVGDGSPQKAGK; via the coding sequence ATGAGCGAAGCATTGGGCATGATTGAGACCAAAGGTTACGTGGGCAGCGTGGAGGCCAGCGATGCGATGGTCAAAGCGGCCAACGTGAGCCTGGTGAAGACGATCCCGATCGGCGGTGGGTTGATCACCGTGTTGTGTCGGGGTGATGTGGGCAGTGTGAAGGCTGCGGTGGACGCGGGTGCGAAAGCGGCCGGCCGCGTGGGTGAGCTGGTCAGCGCGCACATTATTGCGCGGCCGCACGAGGATTTGCTGGCCGTGTTTGTGGGCGACGGTTCGCCGCAGAAGGCCGGCAAGTGA
- a CDS encoding BMC domain-containing protein, whose amino-acid sequence MAQQAIGMIETRGLVALVEGTDAMLKAANVELAGPMMQVGNALVTAVVVGDVAAVKAATDAGAQAIKAMKGELVSVHVIARPHPDVDAVLPKKK is encoded by the coding sequence ATGGCACAACAGGCAATCGGGATGATTGAGACCCGCGGTTTGGTGGCCCTTGTGGAGGGCACCGACGCGATGTTGAAGGCGGCCAACGTGGAGCTGGCTGGGCCGATGATGCAGGTGGGCAACGCGCTCGTCACCGCCGTGGTGGTGGGCGACGTGGCGGCGGTGAAGGCGGCCACGGACGCCGGTGCCCAGGCGATCAAGGCGATGAAGGGCGAGCTGGTGAGTGTGCATGTGATTGCCCGTCCGCATCCGGACGTGGATGCGGTGCTGCCGAAGAAGAAGTAA
- the ptsP gene encoding phosphoenolpyruvate--protein phosphotransferase, with protein sequence MAAVNEQGDRVLRGIAVSPGVARGKLYVWHRAEAEIPRWELREEDVPAELERLEQALVATRKQLLDVQRQVREVMGAEEAGIFDAHLLVLEDRVLLDEVVRVITRERVNAEHAFHQVAHKYMAALSRVEDEYLRERVADIRDVTARVLSHLMGRAHGLDLSHLHDPVIVVAHDLTPSDTVQLDKRKVLGFVTEVGSQTSHAAILARSLGLPAVVGVPHALREAGSGTYALLDGFNGLLVLNPSDQVLFEYGQLVRRQITLEEKLREVVDQPGVTLDGVRVPILANIEQADDVDAVKACGAEGVGLFRTEYLYINRDHPPDEEEQFQAYRRVATALQPHPVIVRTLDLGGDKFLSHLVPQQEMNPFLGWRAIRLCLQQPEMFSVQLRAILRASAEGNVKIMYPMISGLEELCQANELLETCKDQLRQRGVPFNENIETGAMIEIPSAVLVADALARRSKFFSIGTNDLIQYSLAVDRMNERIAHLYEPTHPAILRLIRMTTEVAERAGVRVSVCGEMAGDPVLIPLLLGLGVHELSAAPPVVPKIKYLVRRIRMSEARDLASWAIQQESATTILQRCEELARQAAPLLFETRRIAL encoded by the coding sequence GTGGCGGCCGTCAACGAACAGGGCGATCGAGTGTTGAGGGGCATTGCGGTCTCCCCCGGTGTGGCCCGCGGGAAACTCTACGTCTGGCACCGGGCCGAAGCCGAGATTCCGCGCTGGGAGCTGCGGGAAGAAGATGTGCCCGCCGAGCTCGAACGGCTGGAACAAGCCCTGGTGGCCACCCGCAAACAGCTTCTGGATGTCCAGCGCCAGGTCCGCGAGGTCATGGGGGCCGAGGAGGCCGGGATTTTCGATGCCCACCTCCTGGTGCTGGAAGACCGGGTCCTTCTGGACGAAGTGGTGCGCGTCATCACCCGCGAGCGGGTCAACGCCGAACACGCGTTTCATCAGGTCGCCCACAAATACATGGCCGCACTGAGTCGGGTCGAGGACGAATATCTGCGGGAACGGGTGGCCGACATCCGGGATGTCACCGCCCGGGTGCTCAGCCACCTGATGGGCCGCGCGCATGGCTTGGACCTGTCCCATCTACACGACCCGGTCATCGTGGTGGCCCACGACCTGACCCCCAGCGACACCGTGCAATTGGACAAACGGAAAGTCCTGGGATTCGTGACGGAGGTGGGCAGTCAAACCTCGCACGCCGCCATCCTGGCCCGCTCCCTGGGATTGCCTGCCGTGGTGGGCGTACCGCACGCCCTGCGGGAAGCCGGGTCCGGTACCTACGCCCTGCTCGACGGTTTCAACGGGTTGTTGGTCCTGAACCCCAGTGACCAGGTCCTGTTCGAATACGGCCAGCTGGTCCGCCGCCAGATCACCCTCGAAGAAAAACTCCGCGAGGTCGTGGACCAGCCCGGTGTCACCTTGGACGGAGTCCGGGTCCCCATCCTGGCCAATATCGAACAGGCGGACGACGTGGACGCGGTCAAGGCTTGCGGGGCCGAGGGTGTGGGCCTGTTCCGCACCGAATACCTCTACATCAACCGCGATCATCCCCCGGACGAGGAAGAACAATTCCAGGCCTATCGCCGGGTGGCTACCGCCCTGCAACCGCACCCGGTGATCGTGCGCACCCTCGACCTCGGAGGCGACAAATTCCTCTCTCACCTCGTGCCCCAGCAGGAGATGAACCCCTTTCTCGGTTGGCGGGCCATCCGACTGTGCCTGCAGCAGCCAGAAATGTTCAGCGTCCAGCTCCGGGCCATCCTGCGAGCCAGCGCCGAAGGTAACGTGAAGATCATGTACCCCATGATCTCCGGGCTGGAGGAACTCTGCCAGGCCAACGAACTGCTGGAAACCTGCAAGGACCAACTCCGCCAAAGGGGCGTCCCGTTTAACGAAAACATCGAGACCGGCGCCATGATCGAAATCCCGTCGGCCGTCCTGGTCGCCGACGCGCTGGCCCGTCGCAGCAAATTCTTCAGCATCGGCACCAACGACCTCATTCAGTACTCCCTGGCCGTCGACCGAATGAACGAACGGATCGCCCACCTCTATGAACCCACCCATCCGGCCATCCTCCGCCTCATCCGCATGACCACGGAAGTGGCCGAACGCGCCGGCGTGCGCGTCAGTGTATGCGGTGAAATGGCCGGTGACCCCGTCCTGATACCGTTACTGCTGGGCCTGGGCGTCCACGAACTCAGCGCCGCCCCGCCCGTGGTTCCCAAAATCAAATACCTGGTCCGTCGCATCCGCATGAGCGAGGCACGGGACCTGGCGTCCTGGGCAATCCAACAGGAATCCGCCACCACGATCCTCCAACGCTGCGAGGAGCTGGCCCGTCAGGCCGCGCCCCTGCTGTTCGAAACAAGGCGGATCGCCCTCTGA
- a CDS encoding EutN/CcmL family microcompartment protein, with protein MLLARVEGHVVAVRKHPSLEGWRLVVCQPIGADGRPEGTPQVAIDALGAGMHQQVVISSDGAAARRSVGDEKSPVRWLIIGIVDEKAPGERV; from the coding sequence ATGTTGCTGGCGCGAGTGGAAGGTCATGTGGTGGCGGTGCGGAAGCATCCGAGCCTGGAAGGTTGGCGGCTGGTGGTGTGCCAGCCGATTGGCGCGGACGGTCGGCCGGAAGGGACGCCCCAGGTGGCGATTGATGCGCTGGGGGCCGGGATGCATCAGCAGGTGGTGATTTCCTCGGACGGCGCGGCAGCGCGGCGGTCGGTGGGCGATGAAAAGAGTCCGGTTCGATGGTTGATCATCGGCATTGTGGATGAGAAGGCGCCGGGGGAACGGGTATGA
- a CDS encoding EutN/CcmL family microcompartment protein gives MFLARVEGTVVATKKDPQMQGRKLLLLRPQLVDEKDPTKFRPGVNTIVAVDSVGAGVGELVMFTQGSSARLAPGMRDAPVDAVVIGIVDTVDVLGRIIYQAHSARG, from the coding sequence ATGTTTCTGGCTCGCGTTGAAGGCACGGTGGTGGCCACCAAGAAGGATCCGCAGATGCAGGGGCGGAAGCTGCTACTGCTGCGGCCTCAATTGGTGGATGAGAAGGACCCGACGAAGTTTCGGCCGGGGGTCAACACCATCGTGGCGGTGGACAGTGTGGGTGCGGGCGTGGGCGAGCTGGTGATGTTCACGCAGGGGAGTTCGGCCCGACTGGCTCCCGGGATGCGGGATGCACCGGTGGACGCCGTGGTGATCGGCATTGTGGACACGGTGGATGTGCTGGGCCGGATCATCTATCAGGCGCATTCGGCCAGGGGATGA
- a CDS encoding EutN/CcmL family microcompartment protein — protein MKLGWVIGRVTLSRAVPSLEGGRFLLVSPLGREQYTAGLEGPVRMGPDPSPVIYDNLGGMIGQVVGYVEGREAAQPFDQPTPVDAINVALADELFYRPWPG, from the coding sequence ATGAAGCTGGGCTGGGTGATCGGGCGTGTGACTTTGAGCCGGGCGGTGCCGTCGCTTGAGGGCGGTCGGTTTCTGCTGGTGAGCCCGCTGGGGCGCGAGCAGTACACGGCGGGGCTGGAGGGACCCGTCCGCATGGGGCCGGACCCGAGTCCGGTGATTTACGACAATCTGGGTGGCATGATCGGCCAGGTGGTGGGGTATGTGGAAGGGCGAGAGGCTGCGCAACCGTTTGATCAGCCGACGCCGGTGGACGCCATCAACGTGGCGTTGGCGGATGAACTGTTCTATCGGCCGTGGCCGGGCTGA
- a CDS encoding class II aldolase/adducin family protein, protein MKQVISLRDLENLVRQGRDLRELPADAILTPAARDFLQEWQARQAGLPEPGIKTGSGSAPGGGAGSAPPAEVSSASSPAELEAFFHSDYCRELKEQMCDIGRRLWMREYVDGNGGNLAIRVGKDLALCTPTLVSKGFMKPEDMCLVDFTGRQLLGKKKRTSEILMHLQIFQRQPRAVATCHCHPPYATGFAVAGLVPPTCLIPEFEVFASVAVAPYRTPGTPEMGQLVAELVDQHNTILMANHGVVSWSHLGLEDAYFKMEILEAYCRTVLVTAQLGKPPQTMTPQQLRELLKIKQELGIPDPRYGLRECELCDNDQWRPGVTCTVPPRAAMESDLDPEAEKAVQVITDEILARWK, encoded by the coding sequence ATGAAACAGGTCATCAGTTTGCGGGACTTGGAGAATCTGGTGCGGCAGGGGCGGGATCTGCGCGAGCTGCCGGCGGATGCGATTCTGACGCCTGCGGCACGGGATTTTCTGCAGGAATGGCAGGCGCGGCAGGCCGGCTTGCCCGAACCCGGGATCAAGACGGGATCCGGCTCGGCTCCGGGTGGCGGGGCTGGTTCCGCGCCGCCGGCCGAGGTGTCCTCCGCCTCGTCGCCGGCGGAGCTGGAGGCGTTTTTCCACTCCGACTATTGTCGGGAGCTGAAGGAGCAGATGTGCGACATCGGCCGCCGTTTGTGGATGAGGGAGTATGTGGACGGCAACGGCGGCAATCTGGCCATTCGGGTGGGGAAGGACCTTGCCCTGTGCACGCCCACGCTGGTGAGCAAGGGCTTCATGAAACCCGAGGACATGTGTCTGGTGGATTTTACCGGACGCCAGCTCCTCGGGAAGAAGAAGCGCACCAGCGAGATTCTGATGCACCTGCAGATTTTTCAGCGCCAGCCGCGGGCCGTGGCCACTTGTCATTGTCATCCGCCCTATGCGACCGGGTTTGCGGTGGCGGGGCTGGTGCCGCCCACTTGTTTGATTCCGGAGTTTGAGGTGTTTGCCTCGGTGGCGGTGGCGCCGTATCGGACGCCCGGGACGCCCGAAATGGGGCAGCTGGTGGCCGAGTTGGTTGACCAGCACAACACGATCCTCATGGCCAATCACGGCGTGGTGAGCTGGAGCCATCTGGGCCTTGAGGACGCCTATTTCAAAATGGAGATATTGGAGGCGTACTGTCGAACCGTGCTGGTGACGGCGCAGCTGGGCAAACCGCCCCAGACCATGACTCCGCAGCAGTTGCGGGAGCTGCTGAAGATCAAGCAGGAGCTGGGGATTCCGGATCCTCGATACGGCCTGCGGGAGTGCGAGTTATGCGACAATGACCAGTGGCGTCCCGGCGTGACCTGCACCGTGCCGCCCCGGGCCGCCATGGAGTCGGACCTGGATCCCGAGGCGGAGAAGGCGGTGCAGGTGATCACGGATGAGATCCTGGCCCGGTGGAAGTGA
- a CDS encoding cytochrome-c peroxidase, with the protein MKPAVLVGMVTVLGWAALAADPDALRQKARFFFEPLPDKMPGAEHDTPERIELGRKLYFDNRLSVNNSQSCNTCHDITGGKAGVDNLPTSPGALGQRGERNSPTVLNAGFHIAQFWDGRAKDLKEQAKGPILNPVEMAMPSEAAVEEKLRGIPEYRELFAKAFPGQSEPITYDNLAEAIAAFERTLITRDRFDDFLKGDNQALNQRELRGLDLFINIGCITCHTGPLIGGNSFQKVGLIHPYETPDLGRYAVTKDEADKFKFKVPSLRNVALTAPYFHNGRHAELKEAVILMAYIQLDRKLSDEEADAIVAWLHSLTDKQLARASQKQ; encoded by the coding sequence ATGAAACCTGCAGTTCTCGTGGGAATGGTCACGGTCCTGGGTTGGGCCGCCCTGGCGGCCGACCCCGACGCCCTGCGCCAAAAGGCCCGGTTTTTCTTCGAACCGCTGCCGGACAAGATGCCCGGCGCCGAGCACGATACCCCGGAGCGCATCGAACTGGGCCGCAAACTCTACTTCGACAACCGCCTGTCAGTAAACAACTCCCAGTCCTGCAATACCTGTCACGACATCACCGGCGGCAAAGCGGGCGTGGATAATCTACCCACAAGTCCGGGCGCACTCGGTCAACGCGGCGAGCGCAACTCGCCCACCGTCCTGAACGCCGGCTTCCACATCGCACAGTTCTGGGACGGACGCGCCAAAGACCTCAAAGAACAGGCCAAGGGACCCATCCTCAACCCGGTGGAAATGGCCATGCCCAGTGAAGCCGCCGTCGAGGAAAAACTGCGCGGCATCCCCGAATACCGCGAACTGTTCGCCAAAGCCTTCCCGGGACAGTCCGAACCCATCACCTACGACAACCTGGCCGAGGCCATCGCAGCTTTCGAACGAACCCTGATCACCCGCGACCGGTTCGACGATTTCCTTAAAGGCGACAACCAAGCCCTCAACCAAAGGGAACTCCGGGGACTGGACCTGTTCATCAACATCGGTTGTATCACCTGCCATACCGGCCCCCTCATCGGCGGTAACAGCTTCCAAAAAGTCGGTTTGATCCATCCCTACGAGACCCCCGACCTCGGCCGCTACGCCGTCACCAAGGACGAGGCCGACAAGTTCAAATTCAAGGTGCCCAGCCTCCGCAACGTCGCCCTGACCGCACCCTATTTCCATAACGGCAGGCACGCAGAACTGAAAGAAGCGGTCATTCTCATGGCCTACATACAACTGGACCGCAAGCTCAGCGACGAAGAGGCCGACGCCATCGTCGCCTGGCTCCATTCCCTCACCGACAAACAGCTCGCAAGGGCCTCCCAAAAACAGTAA
- a CDS encoding aldehyde dehydrogenase family protein, with translation MSTVNETLIREVVAEVLARLGGPASAMQGAKVGTATAGDSGGGGPAGSKTGGAPACGCPVSGSTGSKPVRGRYGVFADATEACAAAQEAFQQLSAAGVAGRQKVIRIVKDLCTAKAEEWGRLELEETRIGRLEHKIEKLRSLQGVPGVEFLQPYGLSGDHGITLEEYAPFGVIGAVTPSTHSIPTLACNIISMVAAGNAVVFNAHPGAYKCAVTAVRTFNQAIHRELGIENLACIVEPPTLESFQAIARNEHVRLLCVTGGPGVVKAAMASGKRAICAGPGNPPVLVDGTSDLDRAARCVIEGAAYDNNLLCIGEKEVFVLESHFDRFMAALERHGAVRLNEAQIERLTRAAFVFPQGQGAGCAHPTVNRELVGRDAAVLARAAGVDVPPGTQLLFGETPADHPFVLEEQMMPFLPVVRVRTVEEGIEAAKRAERGYKHSAMIHSLDVAHMTAMARALETTLFVKNGSCLAGLGNGGEGYLNFSIATTTGEGICNPRTFTRVRRCVMVDQLRIF, from the coding sequence ATGAGCACGGTGAATGAGACGTTGATTCGCGAGGTGGTGGCGGAGGTGTTGGCTCGGCTGGGCGGGCCTGCATCGGCGATGCAGGGGGCGAAGGTTGGGACCGCGACCGCGGGAGACAGCGGCGGCGGGGGTCCGGCCGGCTCCAAGACGGGCGGTGCACCGGCCTGTGGTTGTCCCGTGTCGGGTTCCACCGGTTCGAAACCCGTGCGGGGCCGGTACGGTGTGTTTGCGGATGCGACCGAGGCGTGTGCGGCGGCGCAGGAGGCGTTTCAGCAATTGTCGGCCGCGGGTGTGGCGGGTCGGCAGAAGGTGATTCGGATCGTCAAGGACCTTTGCACGGCGAAGGCGGAGGAGTGGGGTCGGCTGGAGCTGGAGGAGACCCGGATCGGCCGGTTGGAGCACAAGATTGAGAAGCTGCGGAGTTTGCAGGGGGTGCCGGGGGTGGAGTTTTTGCAGCCGTACGGACTGAGCGGCGATCATGGGATCACGCTGGAGGAGTATGCCCCGTTTGGCGTGATCGGGGCGGTGACACCCAGCACGCATTCGATACCGACGCTGGCGTGCAACATCATCAGCATGGTGGCGGCGGGCAACGCGGTGGTGTTCAACGCGCATCCGGGCGCGTACAAGTGCGCGGTGACGGCGGTGCGCACCTTCAACCAGGCGATCCACCGGGAGTTGGGGATCGAGAACCTGGCCTGCATTGTGGAGCCGCCGACGCTGGAGTCGTTTCAGGCGATTGCGCGGAATGAGCATGTGCGGTTGCTGTGCGTGACCGGCGGGCCGGGGGTGGTGAAGGCGGCGATGGCCAGCGGGAAACGGGCCATTTGTGCGGGGCCGGGCAATCCGCCGGTGTTGGTGGACGGGACGAGCGATCTGGATCGCGCGGCCCGGTGCGTGATTGAGGGGGCAGCCTACGACAACAATTTGCTGTGCATCGGGGAGAAGGAGGTGTTTGTCCTGGAGAGTCATTTCGACCGGTTCATGGCGGCGCTGGAACGGCATGGGGCGGTCCGGCTGAACGAGGCGCAGATTGAACGGCTCACGCGGGCGGCGTTTGTGTTTCCGCAGGGGCAGGGGGCGGGTTGTGCGCATCCGACGGTGAACCGGGAGCTGGTGGGGCGGGATGCCGCGGTGCTGGCCCGGGCGGCCGGGGTGGACGTGCCGCCGGGGACGCAGCTGTTGTTCGGGGAGACACCGGCGGATCATCCGTTTGTGCTGGAGGAGCAAATGATGCCGTTCCTGCCGGTGGTGCGGGTGCGGACGGTGGAGGAGGGGATTGAAGCGGCGAAGCGGGCCGAACGCGGGTACAAGCATTCGGCCATGATTCATTCCCTGGACGTGGCGCACATGACGGCGATGGCGCGGGCGCTGGAGACGACGTTGTTTGTGAAGAACGGGTCGTGTCTGGCCGGTTTGGGCAACGGTGGCGAGGGATACTTGAATTTTTCGATTGCGACGACCACGGGCGAGGGGATTTGCAATCCGCGCACGTTCACGCGGGTGCGCCGGTGCGTGATGGTGGATCAGTTGAGGATTTTTTAG
- a CDS encoding acetate/propionate family kinase yields MKILVANLGSTSLKWRLFQFAGGEERLLHRGGLERVNDYGAALEECLGELGRAGHVRGAADLAAVGFKTVLARGVTGCVRVTESVLEAMEAFNSVAPAHNPPYVAGIRLFARRLPGVPLVALFETAFYQWAPEAAMRYAVPESWCAAGVRRWGFHGASHKYIAERSAELMGRPDVAERVRRLYVDGGRTPVADPPLRVISCHLGGSSSITPLANGLALGNSLGMSPQSGLPQNNRVGDLDAFAVPFVMRTLGLSLEEVERQLCRQSGLLGLSGLSNDIRDLVRAAGEGHAGARLALDVFVHSARHWIGSALAQLGGADALVFTAGIGENQPELRAAICRGWEELGIELDPEKNAAVRGAEGCISTGRSRVRVWVIPTNEELVVAREVKRLLEQEAARGGAGESASAGAAGSSVN; encoded by the coding sequence ATGAAGATTCTGGTGGCCAATTTGGGGAGCACGTCGCTCAAGTGGCGGTTGTTCCAATTCGCCGGCGGTGAGGAACGGTTGTTGCATCGGGGCGGGTTGGAACGGGTGAACGATTATGGGGCGGCATTGGAGGAGTGTTTGGGGGAGCTGGGGCGGGCGGGTCATGTGCGGGGGGCTGCGGATCTGGCGGCGGTGGGATTCAAGACGGTGCTGGCTCGGGGTGTGACGGGCTGTGTGCGTGTGACGGAGTCGGTGTTGGAGGCGATGGAGGCCTTCAACAGCGTGGCTCCGGCGCACAATCCCCCGTACGTTGCCGGGATTCGGCTGTTTGCGCGGCGGTTGCCCGGGGTGCCGTTGGTGGCGTTGTTTGAGACGGCGTTTTATCAATGGGCACCGGAGGCGGCGATGCGGTATGCGGTGCCGGAGAGCTGGTGTGCGGCGGGGGTGCGTCGGTGGGGATTTCACGGGGCCAGTCACAAATACATTGCGGAACGTTCTGCGGAGTTGATGGGGCGGCCGGATGTGGCGGAGAGGGTTCGGCGTCTGTATGTGGACGGGGGGCGGACGCCGGTGGCGGATCCGCCGCTGCGGGTGATTTCGTGTCACCTGGGTGGCAGTTCGAGTATCACGCCGCTGGCCAATGGGCTGGCGCTGGGGAACAGCCTGGGGATGAGCCCGCAATCCGGGTTGCCGCAGAACAATCGGGTGGGTGATTTGGACGCGTTTGCCGTTCCGTTTGTGATGCGGACGTTGGGGCTTTCGCTGGAGGAGGTGGAGCGGCAGCTGTGTCGGCAGAGTGGTTTGCTGGGGCTGAGCGGGTTGTCCAACGACATCCGGGATCTGGTGCGGGCCGCGGGGGAGGGGCATGCCGGTGCGAGGTTGGCGTTGGATGTTTTCGTGCATTCGGCGCGGCATTGGATCGGGTCGGCCCTGGCGCAGCTGGGTGGTGCGGATGCGTTGGTGTTTACGGCGGGGATTGGTGAAAACCAGCCGGAGTTGCGCGCGGCGATTTGCCGGGGTTGGGAGGAGCTGGGGATCGAGCTGGATCCTGAGAAGAACGCGGCGGTGCGCGGGGCTGAAGGTTGCATCAGCACGGGGCGGTCCCGGGTTCGGGTGTGGGTGATTCCGACGAATGAGGAATTGGTGGTGGCGCGCGAGGTGAAACGGCTTTTGGAGCAGGAGGCGGCCCGGGGCGGTGCCGGGGAATCGGCGTCGGCGGGTGCTGCCGGCTCGAGTGTGAACTGA